Proteins co-encoded in one Crassostrea angulata isolate pt1a10 unplaced genomic scaffold, ASM2561291v2 HiC_scaffold_207, whole genome shotgun sequence genomic window:
- the LOC128169766 gene encoding uncharacterized protein LOC128169766: protein MTKQVKAAEKVDAILSAADRVKNAFYSVKVSKKEANELERQLEGELFEKWNESFESMQCTKVPLTDLKPFLDRLENSYEGIDKKVRKKMELIMFSGSWQDKIMEWKFNKGETGARYGMMAFGKSADGKEIDCMYILYKMDFKVAPKVTVTTKHTSILFSLFEWSIPEEKTEPRFLGHQSRKRFQNYFRLKALEGFCSEGVIDRVSYVN from the exons atgaCTAAGCAAGTGAAAGCAGCTGAAAAAGTGGATGCCATATTGTCTGCAGCAGATAGAGTAAAGAATGCTTTctacagcgtcaag GTGTCTAAAAAGGAGGCAAACGAGCTCGAAAGACAACTAGAGGGAGAACTTTTTGAGAAGTGGAACGAAAGTTTCGAATCAATGCAGTGTACAAAAGTACCTCTTACTGACCTAAAACCGTTTTTAGATCGTTTGGAAAATTCTTATGAAG GCATCGACAAAaaagtaagaaagaaaatggaaTTGATCATGTTTAGTGGATCTTGGCAAGACAAAATCATGGAATGGAAGTTTAACAAAGGTGAAACAGGTGCTCGATATGGCATGATGGCGTTTGGTAAATCTGCAGATGGGAAAGAAATTGATTGCATGTACATCCTTTACAAGATGGATTTTAAAGTGGCTCCAAAGGTAACAGTCACCACCAAACATACATCCATCTTGTTCAGCTTATTTGAATGGAGCATACCAGAAGAGAAAACAGAACCACGTTTTTTAGGGCATCAATCAAGGAAACGATTTCAAAACTATTTTCGACTGAAAGCATTGGAGGGTTTCTGCAGCGAGGGTGTAATTGACAGAGTCAGTTATGTGAATTAA